The following coding sequences lie in one Caproicibacterium argilliputei genomic window:
- a CDS encoding restriction endonuclease subunit S, with the protein MEAWRKIRLGDACVTNAGSYSPKDEWKFFNYLDTGNITDNRIDSIQYIDVANDKLPSRARRKVKKNSIVYSTVRPNQRHFGIIKMQPENFLVSTGFTVIDVDVDTLDADFLYYLLTQPTLVEALHAIAEQSTSAYPSIKPSDIENLEIEIPELATQKKIAEILGSLDRKITQNTEVNDNLLQQARALYKDRFIDMRSCDGVLPENWHIGTVSEIIELHDSKRIPLSSRERANLDKIYPYYGATSIMDYVDRYLFDGIYLLLGEDGTVVDSNGFPILQYVEGKFWVNNHAHIITGKNGFSVETLYLLFSLTSVQSIVTGAVQPKISQANLNKVSVIVPSREALGSFDSVIQPIFAQIRNLRAENDRLAAVRDILLPRLMSGELDVSALDI; encoded by the coding sequence ATGGAAGCATGGAGAAAAATCAGATTAGGCGATGCCTGCGTTACCAATGCAGGCTCCTACTCCCCGAAAGATGAATGGAAGTTTTTTAATTATTTGGACACGGGAAACATCACCGATAACAGAATTGATTCCATTCAATACATAGATGTGGCGAACGATAAGCTCCCCAGCAGAGCGAGAAGAAAAGTCAAAAAGAACAGCATCGTTTATTCCACGGTGCGCCCGAATCAACGCCATTTTGGAATCATTAAAATGCAGCCGGAGAATTTTCTCGTTTCGACTGGGTTCACTGTGATTGATGTGGATGTTGATACGCTTGATGCCGACTTTCTTTATTATCTACTGACGCAGCCGACTCTTGTTGAGGCACTTCATGCTATCGCAGAACAAAGCACATCAGCGTACCCGTCTATCAAGCCTTCTGATATAGAAAACTTGGAAATAGAAATTCCTGAACTTGCTACGCAAAAAAAGATTGCAGAAATTCTTGGTAGTCTGGACAGGAAAATAACACAGAATACAGAGGTAAACGATAATTTACTTCAGCAAGCACGGGCACTTTATAAGGATCGCTTTATAGATATGCGGTCCTGTGATGGCGTACTGCCTGAAAACTGGCATATCGGTACTGTTTCAGAAATCATCGAATTACATGATTCTAAGCGCATACCGCTTTCAAGCCGTGAACGTGCTAATCTTGATAAAATCTATCCCTACTATGGAGCCACATCCATAATGGATTATGTGGATAGATATCTGTTTGACGGAATCTATCTGCTTCTTGGCGAGGATGGCACAGTTGTCGATAGCAATGGTTTTCCGATACTACAGTATGTAGAAGGAAAATTCTGGGTAAATAATCATGCACATATCATCACTGGCAAAAACGGCTTCTCTGTCGAGACACTTTATTTGCTATTTAGCCTGACGAGCGTCCAGTCCATTGTTACTGGAGCAGTTCAGCCGAAGATTAGTCAGGCCAATCTGAATAAGGTGTCTGTCATTGTCCCGTCGAGGGAAGCACTGGGCTCATTCGATTCCGTCATACAGCCAATTTTCGCTCAGATTCGGAACCTTCGTGCAGAAAATGATAGGCTTGCCGCCGTTCGCGACATCCTTTTGCCACGCCTTATGTCCGGCGAGCTGGATGTCTCCGCCCTCGACATCTAA
- the xerA gene encoding site-specific tyrosine recombinase/integron integrase gives MKQELMTEVMQQMLPYLDNAQLKQLRQAMEQTLCHYEVTGAEVKPEEDDSNALIAMFIAAKRIEGCSDKTLKYYQTTIDATVSFLGKNVRHILTEDLRTYLTKYQKRNQSSRVTIDNIRRILSSFFSWLEDEDYIIKSPVRRIHKVKTSRSIKETYSDEELERMRDNCEELRDLAMIDILASTGMRVGEMVLLNKADINFNERECVVFGKGDKERIVYFDARAKLHLQEYIDSRIDDNPALFVTLRAPHERIKIGGIEHRLREMGKRLNIPKVHPHKFRRTLATMAIDKGMPIEQLQRLLGHQRIDTTLQYAMVKQSNVKIAHRKYIG, from the coding sequence ATGAAACAGGAACTGATGACAGAGGTAATGCAGCAGATGCTGCCATATCTCGACAATGCCCAGCTGAAACAGCTTAGGCAAGCGATGGAGCAGACGCTCTGTCACTATGAAGTGACCGGTGCAGAGGTTAAACCGGAGGAGGACGATAGCAATGCTCTTATAGCAATGTTTATAGCCGCTAAACGAATCGAAGGCTGTTCTGATAAAACGCTGAAGTATTACCAGACCACGATTGATGCGACAGTTTCGTTTCTTGGCAAAAATGTACGGCATATCCTTACGGAAGATTTGCGGACTTACCTTACCAAATATCAGAAAAGGAATCAGTCGAGCCGCGTTACGATTGACAATATCCGTCGAATTCTATCCAGTTTCTTTTCATGGCTGGAGGATGAAGATTATATCATTAAGAGCCCAGTACGCCGCATCCACAAGGTAAAAACGTCCAGAAGCATTAAGGAGACCTATTCTGATGAGGAATTAGAACGGATGCGTGACAATTGTGAAGAACTACGAGATTTGGCAATGATCGATATATTGGCTTCAACGGGAATGCGTGTCGGTGAAATGGTTCTGCTGAATAAGGCTGACATCAATTTCAATGAGCGAGAGTGCGTGGTTTTCGGTAAGGGCGATAAAGAACGGATCGTTTATTTTGATGCCAGAGCAAAGCTGCATCTACAGGAATACATCGATAGCCGAATAGATGACAATCCCGCATTGTTCGTAACTTTACGGGCTCCGCACGAGCGGATAAAAATCGGTGGCATTGAACACCGGCTCCGAGAAATGGGAAAGCGGCTGAATATACCAAAAGTGCATCCGCATAAGTTCAGGCGTACACTTGCGACTATGGCAATAGATAAGGGAATGCCTATTGAGCAGTTGCAACGGCTCCTGGGGCATCAAAGAATAGATACGACCTTGCAGTATGCAATGGTCAAACAGAGTAACGTAAAGATTGCTCACAGAAAATATATAGGTTAG
- a CDS encoding restriction endonuclease subunit S, giving the protein MKYNLSNICVYAKGKIDVAVLDNSTYISTENMIPNKGGITKASSLPTVVQTQTFITGDVLVSNIRPYFKKIWFAEFGGGCSNDVLVFRAKDGVSKRFLYYILADDKFFGYSMATSKGTKMPRGDKVAIMKYPVPKFTYEKQEKIAGILEALDKKIKLNTEINDNLEEQAQLIFQSWFIDYEPFGGITPSDWQNTTLGNIASLKTESWSPSKNPDTVVEHYSIPAFDEKHYPVFEIASGIKSNKYILTPESVMISKLNPDTKRIWRPMCLSAHPVCSTEFIIYEAKKEGQRDFIYSILDSVPFSNHLCSHTTGSTNSRQRAMPKTTLDFPVLLPPDEVISDFCHIVTPMYDLIASNTIESQSLAKTRDSLLPRLMSGELDVSNFNF; this is encoded by the coding sequence ATGAAATATAATCTTTCCAATATATGTGTTTACGCCAAGGGTAAAATTGATGTTGCTGTGTTGGATAATAGCACTTATATCTCCACGGAAAATATGATACCCAATAAAGGTGGAATCACGAAGGCCTCTTCACTTCCAACTGTAGTACAAACGCAAACTTTTATTACTGGAGATGTATTAGTTTCAAACATTAGACCGTATTTCAAAAAGATATGGTTTGCAGAGTTTGGCGGAGGATGCTCTAATGATGTTCTTGTATTTAGAGCCAAGGATGGAGTAAGCAAGAGGTTTCTTTATTATATCCTTGCTGATGACAAATTTTTTGGTTATTCAATGGCCACCTCAAAGGGTACTAAGATGCCTCGTGGTGACAAGGTAGCAATCATGAAATATCCAGTGCCTAAGTTTACGTATGAGAAGCAAGAGAAAATTGCAGGAATATTGGAAGCACTTGACAAAAAGATAAAGCTTAATACAGAAATAAACGATAATTTAGAGGAGCAGGCACAGCTTATTTTTCAGTCATGGTTCATTGATTACGAACCATTTGGAGGCATCACGCCATCTGATTGGCAAAATACAACACTTGGCAATATTGCCTCTCTCAAGACAGAAAGCTGGTCACCTTCAAAAAATCCAGATACTGTGGTCGAGCACTACAGCATTCCTGCTTTTGATGAGAAGCACTATCCGGTATTTGAGATCGCGTCTGGGATCAAGAGCAATAAGTATATCCTAACGCCAGAATCTGTGATGATCTCTAAATTGAACCCTGATACCAAGCGTATATGGAGACCCATGTGCCTATCTGCACACCCCGTTTGTTCCACAGAGTTCATTATTTATGAAGCAAAGAAAGAGGGACAGCGCGACTTCATATATTCAATACTTGATAGCGTTCCGTTTTCTAATCATCTTTGCTCACATACGACTGGTTCAACGAACAGTCGGCAGCGTGCTATGCCTAAAACAACACTTGATTTTCCTGTGCTGCTGCCACCTGATGAAGTCATTTCTGACTTTTGCCATATTGTTACACCGATGTATGATCTCATCGCATCAAACACCATTGAAAGTCAATCGTTGGCAAAAACCCGTGATTCCTTGTTGCCTCGCCTGATGTCTGGTGAACTGGATGTCTCCAACTTCAACTTCTAA